One window from the genome of Streptomyces sp. NBC_00708 encodes:
- a CDS encoding futalosine hydrolase, producing MRVLVVTAVPVERDAVTRAYGDGPGVRAVRGAEIHRTGPLDVLAGGAGPAAAAASAAFALAADRYDLVVSAGIGGGFAPAAPVGSLVVADAIVAADLGADTPDGFLPVTALGFGRDRFAPPPALVRETAAATGARTGGILTVSTVTGTAERTAALLTAHPAAVAEAMEGFGVAEAAALAGVPVLEIRAVSNTVGPRDRDAWRIGDALTALTGAFRRLIPVLEGWTRHDRDDTAG from the coding sequence GTGCGCGTGCTTGTCGTGACCGCGGTCCCGGTGGAACGGGACGCGGTCACGCGTGCGTACGGGGACGGGCCCGGGGTCCGGGCGGTGCGCGGCGCGGAGATCCACCGCACCGGCCCGCTGGACGTGCTCGCGGGCGGCGCGGGCCCGGCCGCCGCGGCGGCGTCGGCGGCCTTCGCCCTCGCCGCGGACCGCTACGACCTGGTGGTCTCGGCGGGCATCGGCGGCGGCTTCGCCCCGGCCGCCCCGGTCGGCTCGCTCGTCGTGGCCGACGCGATCGTGGCCGCCGACCTGGGCGCGGACACCCCGGACGGCTTCCTGCCGGTGACGGCGCTCGGTTTCGGCCGCGACCGGTTCGCGCCGCCGCCCGCGCTGGTCCGGGAGACGGCCGCCGCGACGGGCGCGCGCACCGGCGGCATCCTCACCGTCTCCACGGTGACCGGCACGGCGGAACGCACCGCCGCCCTCCTCACCGCCCACCCCGCCGCCGTCGCCGAGGCCATGGAGGGCTTCGGGGTCGCGGAGGCGGCGGCCCTCGCCGGCGTACCGGTCCTGGAGATCAGGGCCGTGTCGAACACCGTCGGCCCGCGCGACCGCGACGCCTGGCGCATCGGCGACGCGCTGACCGCGCTGACCGGCGCGTTCCGCAGGCTCATACCCGTACTGGAAGGCTGGACCCGCCATGACCGAGACGACACCGCAGGCTGA
- a CDS encoding DUF2771 domain-containing protein encodes MTVAFFSGKGRRIGVALGAVSAGLLVLSACDKPTPLATVTVGDNSVSTEAACYNDGKALKESEVKSCLNKEAEKTVKVSMSDTVHFGVDPEIADHGWTLFINGQQAEQEPFKKTYRSISGSAFFSSQTGETADKTQISVVETKGASVLGVWHFELKKTD; translated from the coding sequence ATGACCGTTGCGTTCTTCTCCGGTAAGGGCCGTCGAATCGGCGTCGCTCTTGGTGCCGTGTCCGCGGGACTTCTTGTCCTCTCCGCCTGCGACAAGCCGACGCCGCTCGCCACCGTGACGGTCGGCGACAACTCGGTGAGCACCGAGGCCGCCTGCTACAACGACGGCAAGGCCCTCAAGGAATCCGAGGTCAAGTCCTGCCTCAACAAGGAGGCGGAGAAGACCGTCAAGGTCTCGATGTCCGACACGGTCCACTTCGGGGTCGACCCGGAGATCGCGGACCACGGCTGGACGCTCTTCATCAACGGCCAGCAGGCCGAGCAGGAGCCGTTCAAGAAGACCTACCGGTCGATCTCGGGCAGCGCCTTCTTCTCCAGCCAGACCGGCGAGACCGCGGACAAGACGCAGATCAGCGTGGTGGAGACGAAGGGCGCGAGCGTCCTCGGCGTCTGGCACTTCGAGCTGAAGAAGACGGACTGA
- a CDS encoding MFS transporter, translating to MASARSHDGPGPFRRTGRSIGHALRVPFTGTARGIRKATHAHGAGESGLGKLIELHAVNGAGDVMITVALASTVFFSVPTDQARGRVALYLAVTMAPFILLAPVIGPLLDRLPHGRRVAMAGSMLARALLALTMSGAVATGGLELYPAALGVLVCSKAYGVVRSAVVPRLLPPKFSLVKANSRVTLAGLLATGAAAPIGAGLQMIGPPWPLYGACAVFVGGAILAFTLPPKVDSAKGERRAQLVPPHGEGTPRPEPLRSASTQAGAKGRRWRKRRENGERRPGLRSVGPSVLHGLQANAAHRALSGFLIFFLAFLLREHPLAGQSAAISLGIVGVAAGVGNALGTAVGSWLRARGPEIIVASVLGLALGVAVLAAIFFSTVMVAALAATAGLTQALSKLSLDAMIQRDVPEEVRTSAFARSETALQMAWVVGGAIGIALPLNGVLGMSVAAGLLALGASASVRGLLGAARRGSPHPRVA from the coding sequence GTGGCTTCTGCCAGGTCGCACGACGGACCCGGCCCCTTCCGCAGGACGGGCCGGTCGATCGGTCATGCCCTGAGAGTCCCGTTCACCGGCACCGCCCGGGGCATCCGGAAGGCCACGCACGCGCACGGCGCCGGCGAGAGCGGCCTCGGCAAGCTGATCGAGCTGCACGCGGTGAACGGCGCGGGCGACGTGATGATCACCGTCGCCCTCGCGTCCACCGTGTTCTTCTCCGTACCCACGGACCAGGCACGCGGCCGGGTCGCGCTGTACCTCGCCGTCACGATGGCGCCGTTCATCCTGCTCGCCCCGGTCATCGGCCCGCTCCTGGACCGCCTGCCGCACGGCCGCCGCGTCGCGATGGCCGGTTCCATGCTGGCGCGGGCGCTGCTGGCGCTCACCATGTCGGGCGCGGTCGCCACCGGCGGCCTGGAGCTCTACCCGGCGGCGCTCGGCGTCCTGGTCTGCTCGAAGGCGTACGGAGTGGTGCGCAGCGCCGTCGTACCGCGCCTGCTGCCACCGAAGTTCTCGCTGGTGAAGGCCAACTCCCGGGTGACCCTGGCGGGTCTGCTGGCCACCGGGGCCGCCGCGCCGATCGGGGCGGGGCTCCAGATGATCGGCCCGCCGTGGCCGCTGTACGGCGCCTGCGCGGTGTTCGTCGGCGGCGCGATCCTGGCGTTCACGCTGCCGCCCAAGGTGGACTCCGCGAAGGGCGAACGCAGGGCGCAGCTCGTACCGCCGCACGGCGAGGGCACGCCCCGCCCGGAACCGCTGCGGTCCGCCTCCACGCAGGCCGGGGCCAAGGGCCGCCGGTGGCGCAAGCGGCGGGAGAACGGTGAGCGGCGGCCGGGGCTGCGGTCCGTCGGCCCGTCCGTCCTGCACGGCCTCCAGGCCAACGCCGCACACCGCGCGCTCTCCGGCTTCCTGATCTTCTTCCTCGCGTTCCTGCTGCGCGAGCACCCGCTCGCCGGGCAGAGCGCCGCGATCTCGCTGGGGATCGTCGGCGTGGCGGCGGGTGTGGGCAACGCGCTGGGCACGGCGGTCGGCTCCTGGCTGAGGGCGCGCGGCCCCGAGATCATCGTCGCCTCGGTCCTGGGCCTGGCGCTCGGCGTCGCCGTCCTCGCGGCCATCTTCTTCTCCACGGTCATGGTCGCCGCGCTCGCCGCGACGGCGGGCCTCACGCAGGCCCTGTCGAAGCTGTCGCTGGACGCGATGATCCAGCGCGACGTGCCGGAGGAGGTGCGGACGTCCGCGTTCGCCCGCTCCGAGACGGCGCTCCAGATGGCCTGGGTGGTGGGCGGCGCGATCGGGATCGCCCTCCCCCTCAACGGCGTACTGGGCATGTCCGTCGCCGCCGGGCTGCTCGCGCTCGGTGCTTCCGCCTCCGTACGGGGGCTGCTGGGCGCCGCGCGGCGCGGCTCGCCGCACCCCCGCGTGGCGTGA